One window from the genome of Paraneptunicella aestuarii encodes:
- the pmbA gene encoding metalloprotease PmbA, protein MQVDKQIPEIQSIVAEVLAMAKAKGATQAEASMSKVQGISVSTRMQEVETIEFNNDGGLGISVYVGSRKGSASTADLSKDGLALTVEKAIQIAKYTNEDKYTGLADAEMMIENPIDLELYYPQEMDTQQGVQLAIAAEQAAFEVDPDRIKNSDGSSYNMNVGARVYGNSHGVNVGFPSSRYSLNCVMIAQENGEMQRDYAYTVARDFAGLKTPAEVGVESAKNALSRLGGRKLNTMNVPVLFHRELASSLFGHFISAISGGSLYRKSSFLMDSLGTKVLPDWMNIYERPLIKKGLASSSFDNEGVRTEDMDIVTGGILNHYLLTSYSGRRLGMQTNGHAGGIHNWLIQDTGQSDEELLRMMDKGVLVTELMGHGVNTVTGDYSRGAAGFWVENGQIQYPVHEITIAGNLKDMLLDIQAIGAVPETRGSVQTGSILLGNMAIAGN, encoded by the coding sequence ATGCAGGTGGACAAACAAATACCGGAAATCCAGAGCATTGTTGCTGAAGTTTTAGCCATGGCGAAAGCAAAAGGGGCGACTCAGGCTGAAGCGAGTATGAGCAAAGTGCAGGGAATTTCTGTCAGTACACGTATGCAAGAAGTAGAAACCATCGAATTTAACAATGATGGTGGATTAGGCATCAGTGTTTATGTGGGATCCCGAAAAGGGAGTGCATCTACGGCCGATTTGAGCAAAGACGGCTTGGCTTTGACGGTCGAAAAAGCCATTCAAATTGCCAAGTATACCAATGAAGACAAGTATACCGGTTTGGCTGATGCCGAAATGATGATAGAAAATCCAATTGATCTGGAACTTTACTATCCTCAGGAAATGGACACACAACAAGGTGTGCAGTTAGCGATTGCGGCAGAGCAAGCGGCTTTTGAAGTTGACCCTGACCGAATTAAGAACTCTGACGGTAGTTCTTACAATATGAACGTAGGTGCTCGGGTTTATGGTAATAGTCATGGTGTTAACGTAGGTTTTCCGAGTAGTCGATATAGTCTTAATTGTGTGATGATCGCTCAGGAAAACGGTGAAATGCAGCGTGACTATGCCTATACCGTTGCGCGTGATTTTGCGGGTTTGAAAACGCCAGCCGAAGTGGGTGTTGAGTCAGCCAAAAATGCTTTGAGTCGATTGGGTGGTCGCAAGTTAAACACAATGAATGTACCGGTTCTGTTTCATCGTGAGTTGGCATCCAGCCTGTTTGGGCATTTTATCAGCGCCATTAGCGGTGGCAGCTTATACCGTAAATCTTCTTTTTTGATGGATAGCTTGGGAACAAAAGTGTTGCCTGACTGGATGAACATCTATGAGCGACCGTTGATCAAAAAAGGTTTGGCGAGTAGTTCGTTCGACAATGAAGGCGTGCGCACAGAGGACATGGATATTGTCACTGGTGGTATTTTGAATCATTACTTGTTAACCAGCTATTCTGGTCGCCGTTTGGGTATGCAAACCAATGGGCATGCTGGTGGTATTCATAACTGGTTGATTCAAGACACCGGACAGAGTGACGAAGAGTTATTGCGCATGATGGACAAAGGTGTACTGGTGACTGAGCTCATGGGACACGGTGTTAATACGGTCACGGGTGATTACTCTCGTGGCGCAGCTGGCTTCTGGGTTGAGAACGGACAGATTCAGTATCCGGTTCATGAAATTACGATAGCCGGGAACTTGAAGGATATGCTTTTAGATATTCAAGCCATTGGCGCTGTTCCTGAAACCAGAGGCAGTGTTCAGACGGGGTCTATTTTGCTTGGTAATATGGCGATTGCCGGAAATTAG
- the arcA gene encoding two-component system response regulator ArcA — protein sequence MQTPNVLIVEDEVVTRTTLRSLFEAEGYTVHEAENGEEMHDIFENHNISLVIMDINLPGKNGLILAREVRDKKSVGLIFLTGRDNDVDRILGLEIGADDYLTKPFNPRELTIRARNLLSRTLHSNDDEDLPSKVSFNGWVLDGDSRSLISPSGTEFRLPRSEFRALHLFLSNPGKILTREQLIQEMTGRELRSNDRTVDVTIRRIRKHFESHPSGTDLIVTIHGEGYRFCGSVD from the coding sequence ATGCAAACTCCAAACGTGCTCATTGTGGAAGATGAGGTTGTAACACGTACCACATTACGTAGCCTGTTTGAAGCAGAAGGCTATACAGTACATGAAGCCGAGAATGGCGAAGAAATGCACGACATTTTCGAGAATCATAATATTAGCCTCGTCATTATGGATATTAATCTGCCTGGTAAAAACGGGCTTATCCTTGCGCGTGAAGTCAGAGACAAGAAAAGCGTCGGGCTCATATTCCTGACAGGCCGTGATAACGACGTTGATCGTATTTTGGGATTAGAAATTGGTGCCGACGATTATCTAACCAAGCCTTTCAATCCAAGAGAATTAACCATTCGTGCTCGCAACTTGCTGTCGCGCACATTACATAGCAACGATGATGAAGATCTTCCCAGCAAAGTCAGCTTTAACGGCTGGGTGTTGGATGGAGACAGCCGTAGCCTGATTTCTCCATCAGGTACAGAGTTCCGCTTGCCGCGTAGCGAATTTAGAGCGTTACACCTTTTCTTGAGCAACCCAGGCAAGATCCTGACCAGAGAACAGTTAATCCAGGAAATGACTGGACGTGAATTACGCTCTAACGACAGAACCGTAGACGTCACTATTCGCCGTATACGTAAACATTTCGAATCTCACCCTTCTGGTACAGATTTGATTGTAACCATTCACGGTGAAGGCTACCGTTTTTGCGGATCAGTCGATTAA
- a CDS encoding sensor histidine kinase: MSKMRSFSIKRLFVWVVMGIASLALILTSGIFFYSQMTTYKQHLLERATTLTVMLGINARQGVLNGDKIAETEKLNVLNAAHYVLNAHIYYVEDNGEISFFASYNRAGQPPIQAMYERVQELHNPVMDENNTIEVIRPITDEGNVIAYIYVRMSGESLHNLQINSAIIMLLVIATVLTICLFITLRLQRMVTDPIENLVQVVHIIAQRKDYSQRAKKTQVRELDILIRAFNIMIGRIQDHIQAQKEAEEEYRNLATNLEETVNQRTQALKEANQELIQTLEKLHQFQRQMVENEKMASLGDMVAGVAHEVNTPIGLGVTASTMMLDRLAKIKEDFENKSLKASSLEKFITEGEENLNIIYRNLNRSAELISSFKQVAVDQSSEIDRVFLFPQLMDEVLLSLKPRLKMLKHQIHFECALDKPIETKAGPLNQILINLIMNSVIHGFEDIEQGNINITVALNENHELQINYKDDGRGISETIRKRIFDPFVTTKRGQGGSGLGMHLVYNLVTQALNGTITINSEEGEGVEFVITFPIHVVEPEKKLNRI; the protein is encoded by the coding sequence ATGTCTAAAATGCGTTCTTTCTCCATTAAAAGATTATTCGTCTGGGTTGTGATGGGTATAGCTTCGCTTGCCTTGATTTTAACATCCGGCATTTTCTTTTATTCTCAAATGACTACCTATAAACAACACCTTCTGGAAAGAGCCACCACCCTTACTGTCATGTTAGGCATAAACGCTCGGCAAGGTGTACTCAATGGCGATAAGATTGCTGAAACAGAAAAACTCAACGTTTTAAACGCCGCTCACTACGTTCTTAATGCCCATATTTACTACGTTGAAGACAATGGCGAAATCAGCTTTTTTGCCAGTTATAACCGTGCGGGGCAACCTCCAATACAGGCGATGTACGAACGAGTTCAAGAACTCCACAATCCTGTCATGGATGAAAACAATACCATTGAAGTCATACGTCCTATCACAGATGAAGGTAATGTTATCGCTTACATCTATGTTCGAATGTCAGGCGAATCACTACATAATCTGCAAATTAATTCAGCCATTATCATGCTGTTGGTTATTGCCACAGTATTAACCATCTGTCTCTTTATCACCTTGCGCTTACAGCGCATGGTCACAGATCCAATAGAAAACCTTGTACAAGTTGTTCACATCATCGCGCAACGCAAGGACTATTCACAGCGAGCCAAGAAAACCCAGGTAAGAGAGTTAGATATTCTGATCCGGGCTTTCAATATCATGATTGGCCGAATTCAGGATCACATTCAGGCTCAAAAAGAGGCAGAAGAAGAGTATCGTAATTTAGCGACCAATCTGGAAGAAACTGTTAATCAACGTACTCAAGCGCTGAAAGAAGCCAACCAGGAACTCATTCAAACGCTAGAGAAACTGCATCAGTTCCAACGCCAAATGGTCGAAAACGAGAAAATGGCATCTTTGGGCGATATGGTTGCTGGTGTTGCGCATGAAGTAAATACGCCAATTGGTCTTGGCGTTACGGCATCTACCATGATGTTGGACAGGTTAGCAAAAATTAAAGAAGACTTTGAGAACAAATCACTAAAGGCAAGCAGCCTGGAGAAGTTCATTACCGAGGGTGAAGAAAACCTCAATATCATTTATCGCAATTTAAACCGCTCAGCAGAACTGATATCCAGCTTCAAACAGGTTGCTGTCGATCAATCATCAGAGATAGACCGAGTATTCCTGTTTCCACAATTAATGGATGAAGTATTACTCTCTCTCAAACCAAGGCTTAAGATGCTCAAACATCAAATTCATTTTGAATGCGCCTTGGATAAACCCATCGAAACGAAAGCCGGGCCACTAAATCAGATCTTAATCAACCTGATTATGAACTCGGTCATACATGGCTTTGAAGACATCGAGCAAGGTAATATCAATATCACCGTTGCTCTGAATGAAAATCATGAGCTGCAAATTAACTATAAAGATGATGGCAGAGGCATTTCGGAGACAATACGCAAACGCATATTTGACCCGTTTGTTACAACCAAGCGCGGACAAGGCGGTAGTGGCTTGGGAATGCACCTGGTGTACAATTTGGTCACTCAGGCTCTTAACGGCACAATTACTATCAATAGTGAAGAAGGCGAAGGGGTTGAGTTTGTTATTACGTTCCCGATCCATGTCGTGGAGCCGGAAAAGAAACTGAACCGGATATAA
- a CDS encoding DUF3293 domain-containing protein, whose product MTDSELWKIYQKIVFYWHEAELTDGAFAIITAFNPHGKQLTEDENKSAHEKLKQQLLRNTGLVCEISGCSRDLSYQELSFAIQVSREKAMQLAKQWQQNGFYYVTQEGRLWLVPCLLNGMAETDMGWFKDYLVTLP is encoded by the coding sequence ATGACCGATTCAGAACTTTGGAAAATCTATCAGAAAATCGTTTTTTATTGGCATGAGGCAGAGCTGACAGATGGCGCTTTTGCCATTATTACCGCGTTTAATCCGCATGGTAAGCAATTAACCGAAGATGAGAATAAATCTGCTCATGAGAAGCTGAAACAACAATTGTTGAGAAACACCGGGTTGGTTTGTGAGATCTCGGGTTGTAGCCGCGATTTAAGTTATCAGGAACTCAGCTTTGCGATACAGGTATCCAGAGAAAAGGCAATGCAGCTGGCTAAGCAATGGCAGCAAAATGGATTTTATTATGTGACACAAGAGGGGCGATTATGGCTGGTTCCTTGTCTTTTGAATGGCATGGCAGAAACGGATATGGGATGGTTTAAAGACTATTTGGTGACGTTGCCCTAA
- the glgA gene encoding glycogen synthase GlgA has product MNILFVVSEVEGLVKTGGLADVGRALPVELAALGHDVRIIIPFYKHIADQITSTVIADKQELHAHDRDYPFSIREMSFHGLTIYGIDMPLFFDRNGIYSDGYHAYQDNPERFAFFSMAALSASIAIDFKPDIVHCNDWHTALTPFFMKQDNSGFFNKSKSLLTIHNGAYQCIHNFAQIPFLHPYEVLKHRLDHHSAINFLKIGIEFADKINAVSPHYAYELLTPLGSHNMFSEMKYRERDVSGILNGCDYTKWDPTKDPHIAANYDSDSLELKSKCKCSLQAIFQLPQDDSIPVIGLVCRLTEQKGFGYLVPALWNLLQHKVQVIIVGTGDPSISDALKQCAQQFPDKLAFKEGFSDKLAHSVEAGSDFFMMPSLFEPCGLNQMYSLAYGTIPIVRGVGGLKDTVIDPQDNPDQATGFIFEHPDSSSLLNGVYRALLYRYESPEKFRAMQQRAMHTKFTWLEAAKQYSELYQLALSA; this is encoded by the coding sequence GTGAACATTCTCTTTGTTGTCTCGGAAGTTGAGGGGCTGGTTAAGACAGGGGGATTGGCAGATGTAGGCAGAGCCTTACCAGTTGAACTGGCAGCATTAGGCCATGACGTAAGAATAATCATTCCATTTTATAAACATATTGCTGATCAGATAACATCCACGGTCATTGCAGATAAGCAAGAATTGCATGCTCATGATCGTGATTACCCATTTTCAATTCGGGAAATGAGTTTTCATGGATTAACTATCTACGGCATAGACATGCCACTGTTTTTCGACAGAAATGGCATCTATAGCGATGGTTATCATGCCTATCAGGATAACCCTGAACGTTTTGCTTTTTTCTCTATGGCAGCCCTAAGCGCGAGCATTGCCATCGACTTCAAACCCGACATTGTTCACTGCAACGATTGGCACACGGCTTTAACGCCTTTCTTTATGAAGCAGGATAATAGCGGCTTCTTTAATAAGAGCAAGTCATTACTTACCATTCATAATGGCGCTTATCAGTGCATTCATAATTTTGCTCAAATTCCGTTCTTACATCCCTACGAAGTGCTTAAGCATCGACTCGACCATCATAGCGCCATCAACTTTTTGAAAATTGGCATCGAATTCGCTGATAAAATTAATGCAGTAAGCCCTCACTATGCCTATGAGCTTTTAACACCTTTAGGTTCCCATAATATGTTTAGTGAAATGAAGTACCGGGAACGTGATGTGTCTGGCATCTTAAATGGTTGTGATTACACGAAATGGGATCCCACAAAAGACCCACATATCGCAGCGAATTATGATAGTGACTCTCTGGAACTTAAAAGCAAATGTAAGTGCTCACTACAAGCTATATTTCAGCTTCCACAGGATGATAGCATTCCAGTTATAGGCTTGGTTTGCCGCTTAACCGAACAGAAAGGGTTTGGTTATCTGGTGCCTGCCCTATGGAATTTATTGCAGCACAAAGTTCAGGTCATCATTGTAGGTACCGGCGATCCCTCTATTTCTGATGCATTGAAACAATGTGCTCAACAGTTTCCAGACAAGCTCGCTTTCAAAGAAGGCTTTAGTGACAAGCTTGCGCACTCGGTAGAAGCCGGCAGTGATTTCTTCATGATGCCATCCCTGTTTGAGCCCTGTGGTTTGAATCAGATGTATAGTCTGGCTTATGGCACAATCCCAATTGTGCGTGGCGTTGGCGGTCTGAAAGATACGGTAATCGATCCTCAAGATAACCCCGATCAAGCCACTGGCTTTATTTTTGAGCATCCTGATAGCAGTTCTTTGTTAAACGGCGTCTATCGAGCTTTGTTGTACCGATATGAAAGCCCTGAGAAATTTAGAGCTATGCAGCAACGAGCTATGCATACTAAATTCACATGGCTGGAAGCAGCAAAGCAATATAGTGAACTGTATCAATTAGCGCTGTCTGCTTAA
- the glgC gene encoding glucose-1-phosphate adenylyltransferase produces MSRNLGVILAGGAGTRLFPLTQTRTKPAVPFAGGLRLIDFVLNNFVNSDLLKIYVLTQFKSQSLNIHLRQAWYLSGLTGNFIDAIPAQMRMGKRWYEGTADAIYQNIRFIEIHEPDNVCIFGSDHIYKIDVRQVIRFHEKMDAALTVCAIPVLASEAAGRFGVIEVDENYRMIGFEEKPENPKTMPGRPDLALVSMGNYVFKSEALYDYLTKDAADKMSSHDFGHDIIPKMCGDGQPVYVYDFHKNIIPGESPTANQSYWRDVGTIYSFWEANMDLLADAPEFDLYNSKWPLRSYHPPVPPANIMADAQGNHCTIINSMIASGCEITGAHVERSVLGFKVKVGAGSHLKESIFLGTCDIGQNCVLNRVIADKGVKIAPNTQIGVDLELDKSRGLTVSDEGIVVIPKMMEIGY; encoded by the coding sequence ATGTCTCGCAACCTTGGCGTAATTTTAGCGGGTGGAGCAGGAACCCGTTTGTTTCCTTTAACGCAAACGCGTACCAAACCAGCAGTACCTTTTGCTGGTGGATTGAGGTTAATTGATTTTGTTCTGAATAACTTCGTTAATTCAGATCTGCTGAAAATCTATGTCCTTACTCAGTTTAAATCCCAGTCCCTTAATATTCATTTAAGGCAAGCCTGGTATTTATCTGGACTGACCGGTAACTTCATTGATGCTATCCCCGCTCAGATGCGCATGGGTAAACGTTGGTATGAAGGGACTGCAGACGCTATCTACCAAAACATTCGCTTCATTGAAATTCATGAGCCAGACAATGTCTGTATTTTTGGTAGCGATCACATTTATAAAATCGATGTACGTCAGGTTATTCGCTTCCATGAGAAGATGGATGCGGCACTCACTGTCTGTGCTATCCCGGTTTTAGCTAGCGAAGCTGCGGGAAGGTTCGGCGTGATTGAGGTTGACGAAAACTATCGCATGATAGGTTTCGAGGAAAAGCCAGAAAACCCCAAAACCATGCCAGGTAGACCCGATTTGGCGCTAGTATCAATGGGTAACTACGTCTTTAAAAGCGAAGCGCTTTATGACTACCTAACCAAAGATGCTGCAGATAAAATGTCTTCCCACGACTTTGGTCACGATATTATTCCCAAGATGTGCGGCGATGGTCAGCCCGTTTATGTCTATGATTTCCATAAAAATATCATCCCGGGCGAATCTCCCACGGCGAACCAGAGTTACTGGCGAGATGTAGGTACTATTTACTCTTTCTGGGAAGCCAATATGGATTTATTGGCTGATGCCCCAGAATTTGATTTATATAACAGTAAGTGGCCTTTACGCAGCTACCATCCGCCAGTGCCCCCTGCCAATATCATGGCAGACGCGCAAGGCAATCACTGTACGATAATTAATTCCATGATTGCCTCTGGATGTGAGATTACCGGAGCTCATGTTGAACGTTCGGTATTGGGATTTAAGGTGAAGGTAGGCGCAGGTTCTCACCTGAAAGAGAGCATCTTTCTCGGAACCTGTGACATAGGTCAGAATTGCGTATTGAATAGAGTTATCGCCGACAAGGGCGTTAAAATTGCTCCAAACACTCAAATAGGTGTGGATTTGGAGTTGGATAAGTCTCGAGGTTTGACAGTATCCGATGAAGGTATTGTTGTTATTCCCAAAATGATGGAGATCGGTTATTAG
- the rsmC gene encoding 16S rRNA (guanine(1207)-N(2))-methyltransferase RsmC, whose amino-acid sequence MLSPESEVILRNKELVNTGAWLLVNATDDEIFSHVGDTVVGFHQFYDCYLSAQKSSARKTANGQHIFSAFYDDEKSFDGAIIYWPKSKQHGLMLCQHIATKIKAQGHLLIVGDNKSGIKSADKALSKIGFNFNKIDSARHCTLLGTQLVEPAKSFNSTDWVNSYSFSANTNKLTFETLPGAFSADALDEGTQLLLQDIDGLFNHLSSGNRVLDFACGNGVIATYIAKHHPQLKLTLSDINSLAMLCAKRNLASNHISEDKAKIVASDGMAEIEGKFQVIVSNPPFHSGIKTDYSITEQFIKDAKAHLTPGGKLRLVANRFLKYPDLLQAHFGNVEVINQNSRFSVYQSHNR is encoded by the coding sequence GTGTTGAGCCCCGAGAGCGAAGTCATCTTACGTAATAAAGAATTAGTTAACACTGGCGCTTGGCTTCTGGTCAATGCTACGGACGATGAGATCTTCTCCCATGTTGGCGACACCGTTGTCGGATTTCACCAATTTTACGATTGTTACTTAAGTGCCCAAAAATCAAGTGCCAGAAAAACAGCAAATGGCCAACACATCTTCTCTGCTTTTTACGATGATGAGAAAAGCTTTGATGGCGCCATTATTTACTGGCCTAAATCCAAGCAGCATGGCTTGATGTTATGCCAGCATATCGCTACAAAAATCAAAGCCCAAGGGCATCTACTCATTGTTGGCGACAATAAAAGCGGCATTAAAAGTGCGGACAAAGCACTGAGTAAAATAGGCTTTAACTTCAATAAAATCGATAGTGCCAGACATTGCACCTTACTGGGAACACAACTCGTAGAACCCGCTAAATCATTCAACTCCACCGATTGGGTGAACAGTTATTCTTTTTCGGCTAACACAAACAAGCTCACCTTTGAAACCTTACCCGGTGCCTTTAGTGCCGATGCTTTGGATGAAGGAACACAGTTATTACTGCAAGATATTGATGGATTATTCAACCATCTGTCTTCGGGTAACAGAGTATTAGATTTTGCTTGCGGTAATGGTGTAATAGCCACTTACATCGCAAAACACCATCCTCAACTGAAACTGACACTATCCGATATAAACAGCCTCGCCATGCTGTGTGCCAAAAGGAATCTCGCAAGCAATCATATCAGTGAAGATAAAGCCAAAATTGTTGCAAGTGATGGTATGGCAGAAATAGAAGGCAAGTTTCAGGTTATTGTCAGTAACCCGCCTTTCCATAGTGGAATAAAGACTGATTATTCTATTACGGAGCAATTCATTAAAGATGCCAAAGCGCATTTAACACCTGGTGGCAAATTGCGCCTCGTAGCCAATAGATTCCTGAAATATCCGGATTTACTACAAGCTCATTTTGGTAACGTTGAAGTGATTAATCAAAACTCGCGCTTTAGTGTTTATCAATCACACAACCGTTAA
- the trmB gene encoding tRNA (guanosine(46)-N7)-methyltransferase TrmB → MGKYKSQEEAEAAGIQLRKVTSFIIREGRLTKGQAAAIESWWETLGIDYQDAFLDFSAIFGNDNPVIIEIGFGMGKSLVEMASKDPDHNYIGIEVHKPGVGACIADIHESGIQNLRVMEHDAVEVLKHCVPDDSLHRVQLYFPDPWHKKRHHKRRIVQPEFAQLVRQKLNTGGVFHMATDWEHYAEQMLEVMSEADGFNNLSKDKTYCPRPDYRPITKFEVRGERLGHGVWDLLFERSN, encoded by the coding sequence GTGGGCAAGTACAAGTCTCAAGAAGAAGCAGAAGCAGCGGGCATTCAACTTCGTAAAGTCACCAGCTTTATTATTCGCGAAGGTAGATTAACCAAAGGTCAAGCAGCGGCGATCGAGTCCTGGTGGGAGACTTTAGGTATTGATTATCAGGATGCTTTTTTAGATTTCAGTGCCATTTTTGGTAACGACAATCCTGTCATTATTGAGATCGGTTTTGGCATGGGTAAAAGCCTTGTTGAAATGGCAAGTAAGGATCCTGACCACAATTATATTGGTATCGAAGTACATAAGCCGGGTGTAGGTGCGTGTATTGCAGATATTCATGAGTCGGGAATTCAAAACCTGCGAGTGATGGAACATGACGCTGTAGAAGTGCTGAAACATTGTGTTCCTGATGACTCTCTTCATAGAGTCCAGCTTTATTTCCCAGACCCTTGGCACAAAAAGCGTCATCACAAACGCCGTATTGTACAGCCTGAATTTGCTCAATTAGTCCGTCAAAAACTTAATACTGGCGGTGTTTTCCATATGGCGACTGATTGGGAACATTACGCTGAGCAAATGCTGGAAGTGATGTCCGAAGCTGATGGCTTTAACAATCTTTCAAAAGATAAAACCTACTGCCCTCGCCCTGACTATCGCCCTATCACCAAATTTGAAGTACGTGGTGAACGCCTGGGTCATGGTGTGTGGGATCTGTTGTTTGAGCGCTCCAATTAA